The following coding sequences lie in one Stigmatopora nigra isolate UIUO_SnigA chromosome 4, RoL_Snig_1.1, whole genome shotgun sequence genomic window:
- the LOC144195723 gene encoding glycolipid transfer protein-like produces the protein MALLLEHQFRPLVADRQVETRLFLEAASYLPPFFDCLGPTIFAPIKSDILANITKIKTVYDTNPGRFRTLQQILEVEKEMHGSQWPKVGATLALMWLKRTLRFIQVFLQSLLDGEKDDNNPNLIRFNVAKAYELTLRRYHSWWVQQLFRAALFAAPYKSDFLKALSKGREVKEEECLEKVKKFMINFSATVDVIYDLYNKMNADLDYKV, from the exons ATGGCTTTGCTACTGGAGCACCAGTTCAGACCACTGGTGGCTGACAGACAAGTGGAAACCAGGCTTTTTCTGGAGGCTGCATCCTACCTTCCACCATTCTTTG attgccTCGGGCCGACTATCTTTGCCCCCATCAAGTCGGACATATTAGCAAATATTACC AAAATCAAGACCGTCTATGACACCAACCCAGGACGCTTCAGGACACTTCAACAGATTTTGGAGGTGGAAAAGGAAATGCATGGATCACAATGGCCCAAAGTTGGAGCCACATTGGCTCTCATGTGGCTGAAAAG GACTCTACGCTTTATCCAAGTCTTCCTTCAAAGCCTGCTTGATGGCGAAAAAGATGATAATAATCCAAACCTCATTCGATTCAATGTGGCCAAAGCATATGAATTGACACTGAGGCGATACCATAGTTGGTGGGTTCAGCAGCTTTTCAGG GCAGCCCTTTTTGCTGCCCCATACAAATCAGACTTCCTAAAGGCCCTGTCCAAAGGCAGGGAAGTCAAAGAAGAGGAGTGTctggaaaaagtgaaaaaattcATGATCAATTTCTCTGCCACGGTCGATGTTATTTATGATCTTTATAATAAAATGAACGCCGATCTTGACTATAAAGTCTGA